The Mastomys coucha isolate ucsf_1 unplaced genomic scaffold, UCSF_Mcou_1 pScaffold20, whole genome shotgun sequence nucleotide sequence TATGAATATGCAAGAAGGTGAGAGGGTTAGAGAACAATATGTAGGAAAGAACAAGTTGGAGAAAGGCCTGATGAAGCTGATGTGACAAAGCCTATACACTCTCTCCCCATGTCCCACAGGAGATTCAGAGAGAGACAGGCCCAGGAGGCTGAATGAGCCCAAAGGAACAGAATGGTACCCAGAGCCGCAGGACGGAGACTGGGGGCAGCCCTCACCCAGCTAACAACAGGCCGGATGAGTGGGTGGTAAAAAGGGAGGGATGGGGCTCCCCCAATCTCACATTAAATTCAGGGTTTTCACTCAAGGTCTCTGTTGCCTCTCTGGGTTTCAAAAGCCCCTTGAGCAGGTTTCTTTTCCTGGGTTGAAGAATACAACATGGGTGAAGATGGTTAAAATGGAATTGTGAAATTACACTAAACTGAAGACAAAACAACTGGATCCCAGCCCAGTTATATTGTAGGCTGTCACTCTAAAACTACAAGTCCCAGAATGCATTTCATGAATACAGACGGGTCATATAGGCTCAGTTATACAAGCTCAGTGTGGCAGCAGGAACCTGCTTCCCATAGGTTCCTAGCTAAGTTAAACCAAGGTGGAGCAAAAGGCCCCTCCCCCAAAAATAAAGCTCTGGGATTGGAGTTTGAGCTCAGCCTCCAGATGGGGCCGGAATTTACCTTTGTACTCCAGGCGGGCCTGGGTTGGTGGTACCTGGCTGGGTGTGTCCAGAACTGGCTGCCATCCTGACGGGTCCCAGAGCTGCTAGCAGGTTTGAATCCAGGATCATTTATGGCCCTGCTTACTGTCCCCTTCTCTTGTCTCCAGATTTCTTACTTTTGCCCACTTGGGCCTTTCCCACAGATGACTGCTTCTTGTAACTCCTACTGCCTACGTGGGCCCCTGTGCTAGTCACAGATCTTTACTACCCAACTACAAACAGGGTAAAAGTCCACTTGTTATGTCCCCTTAGAGACACCCAGCACAGTTTCCTGGCAAGCAAATACTGCTGGGAAGGGTGGACCCCAATGCATTATCCCCTGTGGGTAGATGTTGGGGATCGAGCTGAGATGGAAATTTGCTGTCAGTCACTAGATCTAAGGCCTTACTGGCTGCCCTGCTTTTCATAGGTTCTATGAGCAGCCACCATGGCCTCTGGGCTGGCAGAAGAGTCTGAACCAAGTACTGGGGAATCTGAACTGGCTGTGAACCCCTTTGATgggctccccttctcttcctgctactATGAGCTGCTTGAGCAGCGTAGAGCCTTGCCCATCTGGGCTACTCGCTTCCTGTTCTTGGAGCATTTGGAGAGTAGCCCCACTGGAGTGGTGCTGGTATCTGGGGACCCCGGCTCTGGCAAGAGCACCCAGGTGGAGGAAGATTCTGGGATTGGACAAGGGGCAGGGTTAAATTGCTTTCTCCTGGGTAAAGGAAAGGGGATATGGGGAGAGGTAAGCAAGGGAAGGTGGATTAGGCTGACCCACTGGGTGGTAAGGTTCAGGGATCCCAGTTCAGCTGGTCATAGTTCCCACAGCACTTCTGTTTGAAGTCCTCCAGTTCTCTgacaaattccctctccctaccccaGATTCCTCAATGGTGTGCAGAGTTTGCGCTGGCCAGAGGATTCCAGACAGGACAGGTTACAGTCACTCAGCCCTACCCTCTGGCAGCCATGAGCCTGGCTTCAAGGGTGGCTGATGAGATGGACCTGACCCTGGGTCATGAGATTGGATACAGCATCCCTCAGGAAGACTGCACTGGCCCCAACACCATGCTCAGGTGGGCCATTTGCAGTCTGACCTGAGCTTAATTCCCCTTACTGAGTGGAAACAAGCCCAATTGTCTAGCACCTCCCCATACCCACAGCTTAACCTGCCTTTGAGTCACATAATACAAACCTCACCCTAACCACAAGATACAGGATATAGTACATGAAGCAAGTGTCCTCAACAGAGATGTGGGGTCACACTTAGTGGTCTACGGACTCAGGACATCTTTTTCTGACCTTCAGTATCAGAATCTAGGCAACTTGGGGGGAAATACCTGGATTTGGGTCTGGTCCAAGTCCACACTGACTCCCTGCCCACTACCAATGTCAACAGGTTTTGCTGGGACAGGCTATTTCTGCAGGAAGTAGCCTCAACCCGGGGCCCCGGGGCCTGGAGTGTGCTGATACTGGATGAGGCTCAGGAGCGGTCAGTGGCCTCCGATTTACTACAGGGCCTCCTGCGAGATACCAGACTAAGAAACCTGCCCGGGGAGCCCAGAGTGGTTGTAGTTACTGACCCAGCGCTTGAACCAAAATTCCAGGCTTTCTGGGGCAATTCTCCTATTGTGCATGTGCCTAGGGAGCCTAGTGGAGATCCCACCCTTGCCTACAAGGACACTGTCCCTACCAACCTGGTGGAAGCTGCCTGCCAAGCTGTGCTTGAGCTGTGTCAGCAGGAAGAGGCACCAGGAGATGTGCTGGTGTATCTGCCCAGTGAGGAGgtaaacaaaaggaagaaggggCTATGGGAAGCATTCCTATGCTGCCTTCCTGTCCCAGAGGTAACACATCTTAGGAACAGTGGTTCTCTTTACTTTCTGCTAAAGTCTTCTCAGGGGAATCAAGGACTTCAGAGTAAAGAGATTTGCTGCCCACTTTTTAAAGTCCTTATATTGCAGAGCTTAAAATTATAATGTGCCCAACTTTAGAAGTATGTCTGTTTTCTCAGATAAAGGGGCCTTAGTTTTCATCAGTTTGTCCAAAAAGTCTGTGCTCCCCCAAGAAAGGTAAGAACTGCCCCTAATGCCCCATCCTCTCCTCAGGAAATCTCTCTGTGCTGTGAATCCTTGTCCAGGGAGATGGGAATGCTGACTATCCCAGGGCCTCCACCTCGGGTGCTGCCCCTTCACCCTGGCTGTAGTCAAGCCATTCAGACTGTGTATGAAGACACAGATATGAGTGTCCGGAAGATCGTGGTCACTCATTGGCTGGCtgatttctccttctcccttcctttcatcCAACATGTCATTGACTCAGGACTGGAACTTCGCAGTGTGAGTGAGAGAAAAGGGGGAGTGGACCCTCAGGTAGAAGTGAACCACTCTGATCTATCTTGGCCTTGTTTGGGGTCTGGATGACAGGTTTACAATCCTCGGATCCGGGCAGACTCCCAGGTGTTGAGACCAATTAGCAAGTGTCAGGCAGAAGCAAGGCTGCTGAGGGCAAGGGGTTCCCCACCAGGTAAGAGCCTTTGCCCTCGAgaccaaaagaaaattaaatagataaataaaaaatcaaaagaaatccTCACACAAGCTCTGAGACTTCCCTAGACCTTTCTCCTTTCAGGATCCTGCCTCCGCCTGTACTCTAAGTCCACCCTAGAACTAGAGGCTCCCCCACTGCCCCACCCCAAAGTGTGTGAAGAGAATCTGAGCTCCCTGGTGTTGCTACTAATGAGGAAACAGATTGCAGAGCCAGGGGAATGCCACTTCCTGGACCAGCCCGGTGAGCCCCCACCCTGACCTGGGGCTGCCTCTGACTTCAGGGTCAGAGCTTGTGATGTCTAAGCCCCCCGTGTCCTTACCAGGGCCAGAAGCACTGATGCAGGCCCTGGAAGACTTAGACTATCTGGCTGCTCTGGATGATGATGGGGAGCTGTCAGACCTGGGAATCATTCTGTCGGAGTTTCCGCTGCCCCCGGAGCTGGCCAAAGCCCTGCTGGCCTCCTGCGAGTTTAAGTGCGTGGATGAGATGCTCACTCTGGCTGCCATGCTCACTGGTACATTTCTAGCTTTCATCTACCTCACTTGTGAGGCAGGACTTTGGGGTTTTTACTATGCTGAAAATCTTACCCAGGGCCTCCTGTCTGTCAGGCAGCTGCCCAGGCCTGCACCAGGGTGAAGCTGGAGTCACTGGTTGTTATAGTTGTGTCAGCCTTCCCACCCCCTCGCAACACCTAAGGACCCAAGTGTCTGTCCATCCCTTCCTGTCATTCCCCATGGCCTTTTCCTCTAATGCTTCTTTCTACTCAGCGTGCAGAATCTCTCCCACATTGTTGACTAGATCCACTCACCTGTCCTCTGCCCACCTCCTCCTTTCAGCTATGCAGCATAACCCCTGTCCCAGTTTCACCTGCTGCATTCCAGCTTCAGGACCATGTCCCCCCTGCAGTGACAGTTCACTAGTGAGGGTCCACATACTCCAGCATTTGTTCACAAGCTTGTGACACAAGAATGTTcactacgtgtgtgtgtgtgtgtgtgtgtgtgtgtgtgtgtgtgcatgaacatgcaTGTGCTTTGAAGCAGAGGAGGATGTTAGGTATCCTGCTTCTTCACTCTCTTATTCCCCTGAGACTGAGGAGTCTGAAGCTAGGCTGCTATCTCAAGCccaagtgatcctcctgtctccagtaTAAGGTTATAGGTGTTTGTGGCCACATCAGGTGGCATTTTCATAGGTAcccagaatttgaactcagatcctcatggcTTATGtaaaaagtgttcttaaccactgagccacctcctcagccattccccttctttttgagacaggatcttgctatgtagcccaagctgaccttgaacttgagatctctGTGGTTCAGTGTCCCagatgttgggattataggtgctcAGCATCCTATAGTTTTCATCCCACCCCCATGGTCGTCCTGTCCTCATCTCTTCCTTGAGATTCTCATCCCCTTTTGCATTGTGAATCCCCCCAAGGTTGTGACGCTTAGCCTATGGGTCTTCCCATTCCCAGCACACCCATCCACGGACCAGGTCACAGTGCTGCCTCTACACTTGAAATTCCCAAAATGTGCTTTGTGTCTCTCTGCCaatgtgagtttttaaaaactagggcctcactatgtagccctggttggtcttgaactcacagagatttgcctgcctttgccttccgaatcctggggttaaaggtctgtgccacccaCTCCTGGCTTTTTCTCCCCAGTAACATTCTTCTAGATCTTAGGAAGGAGAtatggggaagggagaaagaagtgaGGAGGGGgggacacagagaaaaagaaaagaagagggaggagagatatCAACTCCTGAAGAATATCCCCCAtcgggattttatttttatgtatatgcctgcatgtctgtctgtacatCACAGCGTGCAGTACatgcagaggccataagagggcatctggtcccctggaactggagtaacaggtgCTTGTAAGGTAAgccaccatatgagtgctggaaatcaaacctggaaCCTCTGAaggaacagctagtgctcttaactgctgagcgatttctccagctctgtgttcctctctttttaaaagtattactgCGCATGTACATGATGTGTGATGTTTAGGAGCATGGACATGCCCCAGTTCATGTGTGTGGTCAGGGACAAGACTGTAGAATTCCTTCCACGTATATGTGGGTTCTAGAGGTTCAACTAGAAGGCAAGGCTTATGCAATGTGTGCTGAGCCATTTAgtgggcttctttttctttctttctttctttctttctttctttctttctttctttctttcttttttttcctttctccctctccccgccCTCTGCCCCTGACAAGGTTTTACTCTgtcatccaggctggcctggaatccacTATATATCTATCTCATGCTAGTTTCAaccttgcagcaatcctcctgccacagcctcccaggtgataggattgcaggcatgtgccacacaaTTCCTGGCTTTCCTAGTAAATAGTTCTACTATACTAGTCCATGGTGCTTCAGCTCAGCACTAAACTCAAGTGGTCTATCCACCTGCCCTTCTTACCACGCAGCCACagtcttcctctcctttccaatTCAGACAATCCCATCACCTCTCCTGTTTTCATTCTATCCTAATCTGTCTCCAGAGTTCCCTTTCCTGCTCCCATATGTGTTTTCAGATTATGCGCTCTGCATAATCACAGCCAATGCCAGTGTTGGGTACTTTTCTCTGCTCATCCACATTCTGTTCATGGTCTCCTTGCCAGTCATGTGGACCAACACTTGGACTCATAGTTTAACATTCTTCTTCTGCAGCTGTTCTTACCTCCTATACTGCGCAAACTCTTTTGTATCACACAGTCAGCCTCTTACCCTGAATGTGCAGATCACTCTGGCTTCTTTTGCCATGCTGCCACATGTCACCCATCCCATACAACATAGATGGCCTCTAATGGCCCAAATGAGCCGTTAGCCTTTGTTCTATGCTATTCCCACAGGCTCAGATGGCCTCAAGGTTCCTTCTCTGCACTCACTTCTCACACTAACCCAAGGATCTCATGCTTTGCTTCCACTTCACCCTTGTCTCTACCACCAAAGCATGGATCTGTtgactttctctttgctttcagagtgcttatttgttcatttccttgttGGCCTCTCCCACCAGActtgtgtgtgttggagggaggGGGCATGCATTGGTGTGCTTGCATGCAAAAGTTGGAGGAAACAGGTCATCTCTTCTGCTAGACTGATtggacagcaagctccaggatctgcctgtccctgcccaccgggttctggagttacaggcacagGTAGCAGGCTAGGCTTTTTTATGTGGGTAGTGGGGATTCAGACTCAAGTCTTCATTCTTGTACAGCAAGCATCTTTTGAAGCATGTGCGCAGCCTTTCTCTACTAGACTCTAATCTCCTTACGGGCAAAAACTGTCTTTCATTTCCAGACATTAGAGTCTATGGGAGATGGGTTCCAGAACCCTCTGTGGATACCACAGTCCACTGGTGCTTCAGTCTCCAGGATGCTGTAAAACCTGAACATAACCTGGGCACATTCTCCTACATACTTCGCATATCCCCATACTGTGTGTAAACATTATGTAAAAGCCTCCCTATATTACTTAGGAAAGAATAGCAAAGGGTGATCTGCATATCCTCTATAGATGTAGTTTTCTCAGTACTTGGCGTTTGCAATTGATTGAATCCACAGGTGCAGAGCCATGGATGGGGAGGGCTGGTTGCACACGTCTGAATGAAGTGCAGAGCACCTCGAGTCTATAGTCTTTTAAATTAAGCTCCCAGAGGATTACTCCTACCTTTTTAGCATTCTGTATGTGCTGCCACCCTGCCAAGTTCCTCCCAAACCACCTTCCTGTGTCCCGCCTCCAGCTGCTCCCGGGTTTACACGTCCTCCGCTGAGTGCAGAAGAAGCTGCCTTGCGTCGGGCTCTGGAACACGCAGATGGTGATCACAGCTCTCTGATCCAGGTCTATGAAGCCTTTGTACAAAGTAAGTGGCTCAGTCTGCACCCTCAGACTCCCAGGAGATACCCCATCAATGACATACCTCTGTGTTCAGGAAGAGGAGATCCTCTGCCCAAGGGTCGTTCTTTGTGCATCTTAAGGACTTAATTACAGGTGTTTCCTTTGTCCTCCAAGGTGGAGCAGATGAAGCTTGGTGCCAGGCTCGGGGTCTAAACTGGGAGGCATTATGTCAAGCCCGTAAACTCCGAGCAGAGCTCGTGGAACTCATGCAACGGATCGAGCTTCCCCTGTCCCAGCCAGCCTTTGGCTCTGAGCAGAATCGCAGAGACCTTCAGAAAGCACTGCTGTCAGGATACTTCCTCAAGGTTGGAGAGAGGGCTCCGTGGGATAACTCACTTTGCCTGGTGTGGtgctgcacatctttaatcccagcactctagagacaGGCAAAActctttaagtttgaggccaacctggtctacatagtaagttccagggcagccagggctacatagtaaaattcTGCCCccaaatggggtgggggtgggggtgactgAAGAGTTACcttagcagttgagagcacttattgctctctCAGAGAACCCAGGGGACCCAGGTCTGGATCCTAGCACTCATATGATAGCTTACAACCattcttaactccagttccagaaattTAACACTCCTGACATTCAAGGGCAGGCACACGGTGTGCataatacatgcaggcaaaacagtcatacacataagataaata carries:
- the Dqx1 gene encoding ATP-dependent RNA helicase DQX1, which produces MASGLAEESEPSTGESELAVNPFDGLPFSSCYYELLEQRRALPIWATRFLFLEHLESSPTGVVLVSGDPGSGKSTQIPQWCAEFALARGFQTGQVTVTQPYPLAAMSLASRVADEMDLTLGHEIGYSIPQEDCTGPNTMLRFCWDRLFLQEVASTRGPGAWSVLILDEAQERSVASDLLQGLLRDTRLRNLPGEPRVVVVTDPALEPKFQAFWGNSPIVHVPREPSGDPTLAYKDTVPTNLVEAACQAVLELCQQEEAPGDVLVYLPSEEEISLCCESLSREMGMLTIPGPPPRVLPLHPGCSQAIQTVYEDTDMSVRKIVVTHWLADFSFSLPFIQHVIDSGLELRSVYNPRIRADSQVLRPISKCQAEARLLRARGSPPGSCLRLYSKSTLELEAPPLPHPKVCEENLSSLVLLLMRKQIAEPGECHFLDQPGPEALMQALEDLDYLAALDDDGELSDLGIILSEFPLPPELAKALLASCEFKCVDEMLTLAAMLTAAPGFTRPPLSAEEAALRRALEHADGDHSSLIQVYEAFVQSGADEAWCQARGLNWEALCQARKLRAELVELMQRIELPLSQPAFGSEQNRRDLQKALLSGYFLKVARDTDGTGNYLLLAHKHVAQLSPYCCYRNRRTPAQPPTWVLYHSFSISKDNCLCIVSEIQPEMLVELAPPYFLSNLPPSESRDLLNQLREGTAEPSAVTETSSPQEYGDGCALQ